A window of Marinobacter halotolerans genomic DNA:
TGGCCTTCTGGGTACCAGATTCACCATGGAGCAGGATTTCTGTATCGAACGGCTGGCATCAAAAGGGCTCCGTGTGCTGGTGCCTGAGGAATCGGAGCGTGAGCAGATCCACCGGGTGATTTTTGAAGAGCTGTGTCTTGGTGTTGTTGAACCCGGGTCCAGAGATCAGTTTCTGGGTATTATTGAGGAACTTCGCGCGCGCGGCGCGCAGGGCATCATTCTGGGCTGCACAGAAATTGGACTGTTGATTGCGCCAGAGGACACCAATGCGGCCCTCTACGACACCACCGAACTGCACGTGGATCTTGCCGTTGGCTATGCATTAAAGAACGACTGAATAATTCGACCCACCTTCGAGGAGCTGCCCAGTGACAGCTTATTTTGTTCAGGCATTCATCTATCTGGCCGCTGCGGTTATTGCTGTGCCAATGGCGAAGCGTTTCGGGCTCGGGTCGGTACTCGGTTATCTGGTTGCCGGTGTCGTCATTGGGCCCGCTACCGGGCTGGTTGGCCAGGAAACCACCACCATTCAGCATTTCGCAGAATTCGGCGTTGTGATGATGCTGTTTCTGGTGGGTATGGAGCTGGACCCGAAAGCACTCTGGGCCATGCGCATAAGGCTGCTTGGTCTGGGTGGATTGCAGGTGTTATTGACCGCGGCGGCCGGAACCCTGGTGGCACTCTGGCTGGGTCTGGTATGGCAAACGGCGCTGACCGTCGGGTTTGTGTTCGCTTTGTCTTCAACAGCGATAGTGCTTCAGACACTGAATGAAAAAGGTCTGGCGAAAACAGAAGGTGGGCGAAGCGCGTTTTCGGTGCTGCTTTTCCAGGACATTGCCGTTATTCCCATGCTCGCCATCATTCCCTTGCTGGCGCTGCCTGAATTGATGGATGGCAGTTCTGCCGCAGCGGCGGAGCACTCTGAGCTCAGTCTTGTCGCAGACCTTCCTGCATGGGCGCACGGCGTTGTTGTTGTCATTGCCATTGCGCTGGTTATCGTGGGCGGTTACTTCCTGAGCCGTCCGCTCTTCCGGTATGTGGTCAATTCTGGGTTGCGGGAAGTCTTTACTGCGACGGCCCTGATGCTGGTCATCGGCATTTCCGCATTGATGAGTCTGGTGGATCTGTCGCCTGCATTGGGCGCTTTCCTGGCGGGCGTCGTGTTGGCCAACAGTGAATTCCGTCATGAGCTTGAAGCCAACCTTGAGCCGTTCAAGGGGCTTTTGCTCGGGCTGTTTTTTATCACTGTCGGAGCCGGTATCAACTTTCAGGTTTTAGCGGACGAGTGGGCGCTGGTGCTTTCCCTTGCGGCAGCCGTTCTGCTGGTGAAGGCGCTGATCCTTCTTGTTCTGGCTCTCATTTTTCGCATCAAGGGCAGTAACGGTTGGCTGTTCACGCTGGGGCTGGCCCAGGCCGGTGAATTCGGTTTTGTGCTTTTGACTTACAGCCAGCAGAACAGCGTGATACCGGCTGACCTTGCCCAGATTCTGTCGTTGGTTGTGGCGCTGTCCATGTTCCTTACGCCGCTGCTGTTCATTATTTACGACCAGGTTGTACTGCCCCGTTACCGGCGCAGGAAAAATGATGAGAGGGAAGCCGATCTCATAGAGGAAACCGCACCGGTCATTGTCGCAGGTGTGGGTCGATTCGGTCAGATAGTCTGCCGGCTTCTGCGTGCCAACAACATCCCGATTGTGGTGCTCGATCACGAAATCCAGCAGATCGACAACGTCCGTCGTATCAATATCAAAAGTTATTTTGGCGACGCCAGCCGGCCTGAATTGCTGGAAACTGCAGGAATCAGCGAGGCAAGGTTACTGGTGGTCGCCATTGATGACCGTGACCGCTCAACCAGAATGGTCGAGCATGTGAAAAAGCTCTATCCAGGCGTCTGGGTATTGGCCCGGGCGTTTGACCGTGGTCACGGCTACGAACTGAGGGAAGCCGGCGCCGATGATGTGGTCAGCGAAACCTATCATTCGGCCCTGGAACTGGGCGGCCATGCATTAACGGCCATGGGGGTGCATCCACTGCGTGCCAAACAGATGACCTGGGCGTTTTATGAAAACGAGGCGGCCCACGAAGATGAGCTATACGATGCCTGGCGGGAACTGGAAGAGGGCATCAGTTTCAGTCCGCGTTACGGCGAACTGTTTATGAAGCTGGAAGAGGCTCTGAGTTCGGTGATGCAGAAAGACTGGGATGAGCCAAAACAGGAAGATGTGCCCGTCTGGACGCCACCGGAAGCAGAAAAAAAGGCGTGACCGTTGCCGGCCACGCCTTCTCTTACTTGCAGAGTGATTACTTCAGATCAAAGCGATCTGCGTTCATCACCTTGGTCCAGGCTGCAACGAAGTCTTTTACAAACTTCTCTTCGTTGTCGTCCTGGGCATAAACCTCCGCGTAGGCACGAAGGATGGAGTTGGAACCAAACACCAGATCAACACGGGTCGCGGTGAACTTGGTGTTGCCGCTCTTACGATCCACGATGTTGTACGAGTTTTTGCCCGTGGGCTCCCAACGGTTCGCCATGTCGGTGAGGTTCACAAAGAAGTCGTTGGTCAGTTGGCCAACGCGATCCGTGAACACGCCGTGCTTGGTGTCACCATAGTTGGTGCCCAGCACCCGCATACCACCGAGCAAGACAGTCATTTCAGGCGCGGTCAGGCCCATCAGCTGGGCGCGGTCCAGAAGCATTTCTTCCGGCTTGACCACATAGTCCTTCTTCTGCCAGTTACGGAAACCATCGGCCAGGGGCTCCATAGGCTCGAAAGACTCTGCATCAGTTTGCGCGTCAGTGGCGTCACCACGGCCTTTGTGAAAGGGCACGTGTACGTCATGGCCGGCAGCCTCGGCAGCCTTCTCGACGCCCAGGTTACCGCCCAGAACGATGACGTCAGCAATGCTGGCGCCGGTCTCGGCAGAAATCTTTTCGTACACCTTCAACACTTTGGCCAGGCGGCCTGGCTCGTTGCCTTCCCAGTCTTTCTGCGGTGCCAGACGGATGCGCGCACCATTGGCGCCACCACGCATATCGGAACCGCGGTAAGTACGAGCACTATCCCAGGCGGTGGTGATCAGCTCGTTCAGGCTCAGGCCGGCTTCCTCGATTTTCTCCTTGACCACTTCCTCGATGTAGTTGGTCTCGCCCTGGGGAACGGGATCCTGCCAGATCAGGTCTTCATCGGGTACACCCGGGCCGATGTAACGGGATTTCGGGCCCATATCACGGTGAGTCAGCTTGAACCAGGCGCGGGCGAAGCAATCCTGGAAGTATGCCGGATCCGCCATGAACTTCTCGCAGATCGCGCGGTACTTCGGGTCAAC
This region includes:
- a CDS encoding monovalent cation:proton antiporter-2 (CPA2) family protein, giving the protein MTAYFVQAFIYLAAAVIAVPMAKRFGLGSVLGYLVAGVVIGPATGLVGQETTTIQHFAEFGVVMMLFLVGMELDPKALWAMRIRLLGLGGLQVLLTAAAGTLVALWLGLVWQTALTVGFVFALSSTAIVLQTLNEKGLAKTEGGRSAFSVLLFQDIAVIPMLAIIPLLALPELMDGSSAAAAEHSELSLVADLPAWAHGVVVVIAIALVIVGGYFLSRPLFRYVVNSGLREVFTATALMLVIGISALMSLVDLSPALGAFLAGVVLANSEFRHELEANLEPFKGLLLGLFFITVGAGINFQVLADEWALVLSLAAAVLLVKALILLVLALIFRIKGSNGWLFTLGLAQAGEFGFVLLTYSQQNSVIPADLAQILSLVVALSMFLTPLLFIIYDQVVLPRYRRRKNDEREADLIEETAPVIVAGVGRFGQIVCRLLRANNIPIVVLDHEIQQIDNVRRINIKSYFGDASRPELLETAGISEARLLVVAIDDRDRSTRMVEHVKKLYPGVWVLARAFDRGHGYELREAGADDVVSETYHSALELGGHALTAMGVHPLRAKQMTWAFYENEAAHEDELYDAWRELEEGISFSPRYGELFMKLEEALSSVMQKDWDEPKQEDVPVWTPPEAEKKA